Proteins from a single region of Prinia subflava isolate CZ2003 ecotype Zambia chromosome 10, Cam_Psub_1.2, whole genome shotgun sequence:
- the RPF1 gene encoding ribosome production factor 1 yields the protein MAAQGTGPVPGNGTAPVPGDGAGPPAPERVLFPPTFSVSEIKNKQRRHFMFLRWKQQQRKEKLALKKKRKKEREALGDKAPPKAVPKTIENQRVYDETTVDPNDEEVAFDEATDEFAPYFNRQTVPKILITTSDRPRGRTVRFCEQLATVIPNSHVYYRRGLALKRIIPQCIARDFTDLIVINEDRKIPNGLVLSHLPDGPTAHFRMSSVRLRKEIKRKGKEPTEHVPEVILNNFTTRLGHSIGRMFAALFPHDPQFIGRQVATFHNQRDYIFFRFHRYIFKSEKKVGIQELGPRFTLKLRSLQKGTFDSKFGEYEWIHKRREMDTSRRKFHL from the exons ATGGCGGCACAGGGCACCGGCCCCGTGCCGGGCAATGGCACCGCACCCGTGCCCGGGGATGGCGccggcccgcccgccccggaGCGGGTGCTCTTCCCGCCCACCTTCAGCGTCTCCGAGATCAAGAACAAGCAGCGGCGGCACTTCATGTTCCTTcgctggaagcagcagcagaggaag GAGAAGTTGGCCCTCAAGAAGAAGCGGAAGAAGGAGCGAGAGGCCCTCGGAGACAAA GCACCTCCGAAAGCCGTACCAAAGACTATTGAAAATCAGCGAGTGTATGATGAAACCACTGTAGATCCCAATGATGAAGAG GTTGCTTTTGATGAAGCGACTGATGAATTTGCGCCATACTTTAATAGACAGACAGTTCCCAAAATTCTGATTACAACATCAGACCGACCTCGTGGG AGAACAGTGAGGTTCTGTGAGCAGCTGGCCACTGTTATACCCAACTCACACGTCTACTACCGAAGAGGACTGGCTTTGAAAAGAATCATTCCACAGTGTATTGCGAGGGACTTCACGGATTTAATCGTCATTAATGAAGATCGCAAAATACCAA ATGGTCTTGTTTTAAGTCATCTGCCTGATGGTCCAACTGCTCATTTCAGAATGAGTAGCGTGCGTTTGCGTAAAGAAATAAAG CGCAAGGGGAAGGAGCCCACAGAACACGTCCCTGAGGTGATCCTGAACAATTTCACCACTCGCCTCGGCCATTCCATCGGCCGCATGTTTGCCGCGCTCTTCCCACACGACCCTCAGTTCATTGGAAGACAAGTGGCTACATTTCACAACCAGAGAGACTATATCTTCTTCAGATTCCACAG aTATATCTTCAAGAGTGAAAAGAAAGTGGGAATTCAAGAACTTGGGCCACGTTTTACCTTAAAGCTGAGGTCACTTCAAAAAGGAACCTTTGATTCCAAATTTGGAGAATATGAGTGGATTCATAAG CGTCGAGAAATGGACACAAGTAGAAGAAAATTCCACTTATAA
- the GNG5 gene encoding guanine nucleotide-binding protein G(I)/G(S)/G(O) subunit gamma-5 — translation MSGSSNVAAMKKVVQQLRLEASVTRVKVSQAAADLKQFCLQNAQHDPLLTGVSSSTNPFRPQKVCSFL, via the exons ATGTCGGGCTCCTCCAACGTGGCGGCCATGAAGAAGGTGGTGCAGCAGCTGCGCCTGGAGGCGAGTGTGACCCGCGTGAAG GTTTCTCAAGCTGCAGCTGACTTGAAGCAATTCTGCCTGCAGAATGCACAACATGATCCCCTACTGACGGGAGTATCATCAAGTACAAATCCATTCAGACCCCAGAAAGTTTGTTCATTTTTGTAA